A single genomic interval of Paenibacillus macerans harbors:
- a CDS encoding ABC transporter substrate-binding protein, translating into MKFGATRKMMMLLALVLVVSIVGVACGSKTKNANTGGAGNAAAATGNTGDTTAELPELSLGLLPSIDAIPFIIAHEQGFDQKRGVNLNIQTFKSAKDRDVAFQAGKVDGLSADLVAISIYNEAGLNVKITSTTFGEFDLLTGNNKIQDVKDLKGKTVILSKNTSTQYTVAMMLKQAGLTEKDIHITEVPQIPTRLELLKNNKADAAILPEPFVTMGKASGLRVLSSTNQAQVNPFVLAFPQSAIVAKPEAIRAMYAAYDDAVAYMQSHDQKDYIDLVIKEVGYPETLKDQIEVPAYIPANQVDVKEVEAAFAWAREQGLLTKNITPEEVISDVQFKK; encoded by the coding sequence ATGAAGTTTGGGGCAACAAGAAAAATGATGATGTTGTTGGCGCTGGTGCTTGTCGTCAGCATAGTGGGCGTGGCGTGCGGAAGCAAGACGAAGAATGCCAACACGGGCGGCGCGGGCAACGCCGCGGCGGCGACGGGGAATACGGGAGATACAACGGCGGAGTTGCCGGAGCTGTCGCTGGGCCTCCTGCCTTCGATTGATGCGATTCCGTTTATTATTGCCCATGAGCAGGGCTTTGATCAGAAGCGTGGGGTGAACCTGAACATTCAGACGTTCAAAAGCGCCAAAGACCGCGACGTAGCTTTTCAAGCAGGGAAAGTTGACGGGCTAAGCGCCGATTTGGTCGCCATTTCGATCTACAATGAAGCAGGGCTGAACGTAAAAATCACCAGCACGACCTTCGGGGAATTCGATCTGCTGACCGGCAATAACAAGATTCAGGATGTGAAAGATCTGAAGGGGAAAACCGTGATTCTATCCAAAAACACCTCCACGCAGTACACCGTTGCCATGATGCTGAAGCAGGCCGGTCTGACGGAGAAGGATATCCATATAACGGAGGTGCCGCAAATTCCCACCCGGCTGGAGCTGCTGAAAAATAACAAAGCGGACGCCGCGATTCTGCCGGAGCCGTTCGTCACGATGGGGAAAGCGTCAGGCTTACGCGTGCTTAGCTCCACGAACCAGGCCCAGGTGAACCCGTTTGTGCTGGCTTTCCCGCAAAGCGCGATTGTTGCTAAGCCGGAAGCGATCCGCGCCATGTACGCGGCCTATGACGATGCGGTAGCGTATATGCAATCCCATGACCAGAAGGATTACATCGACCTGGTGATCAAAGAGGTCGGCTACCCGGAAACCTTGAAGGACCAAATCGAGGTGCCGGCTTACATCCCGGCCAATCAGGTCGATGTCAAAGAGGTCGAGGCGGCGTTTGCCTGGGCCCGCGAGCAGGGCCTGCTGACCAAAAACATCACCCCCGAAGAAGTGATCTCCGATGTCCAGTTCAAGAAATAA
- a CDS encoding PadR family transcriptional regulator, whose amino-acid sequence MYELFILGELMNNPMHGYLLHQILNGIVGPTRKVSWGAIYPLIHGMLADGLIEQVPDEQPEGAKQGKGKKIKTYKLTDEGRIRFFRLMEEPIPYSPDYELHFYTKLKNFELISKELQFLILHQYKDYLRYEIRHEEERLEYASKDERIPGGEQKYIQIFFRHRLDKLRFDETWVMQLIESHRVDGQGLERE is encoded by the coding sequence TTGTACGAATTGTTCATACTCGGCGAATTGATGAATAACCCGATGCACGGCTATTTGCTGCATCAGATTTTGAACGGGATCGTTGGTCCTACGCGAAAAGTCAGCTGGGGGGCGATTTATCCGCTGATCCACGGCATGCTTGCGGATGGGCTGATCGAACAGGTTCCCGATGAGCAACCGGAGGGTGCCAAACAAGGAAAAGGAAAAAAAATAAAGACTTATAAACTTACGGACGAAGGCAGAATACGTTTTTTTCGGTTGATGGAAGAACCGATTCCATATTCGCCGGATTACGAACTGCATTTTTATACGAAACTGAAAAATTTTGAACTGATCAGCAAGGAATTGCAGTTTTTAATTTTGCATCAATACAAAGATTACCTGCGTTATGAAATCCGCCACGAGGAAGAACGGTTGGAATATGCGAGCAAAGACGAACGGATTCCCGGCGGGGAGCAGAAATATATTCAGATCTTTTTCCGGCATCGGCTGGATAAGCTTCGATTTGATGAAACGTGGGTTATGCAGTTAATCGAGAGCCATCGCGTGGATGGACAAGGGCTTGAGCGGGAGTGA
- a CDS encoding ABC transporter permease: MIRSISIRCIRVVTLLIGLSILTFSLVQLSPIDPVNAYIGGDSSASPEQIEKFKAYWGVDQSPVEKYFSWAGALLQGNFGTSLLYRSPVFDIIQSRFLTSLALMGTAWVLSGVIGYALGSIAAMNRGKMIDRAIKWYSYTLVSTPIFWMGLILMIVFAVWLHWFPVGLAVPAGVMESEVRFIDRLHHFVLPAVTLSILGVANVAMHTREKMIDILNSEYVVFARARGESGWQIFKNHGFRNSILPAISLQFAYFGELFGGSMLAEQVFSYPGLGSTLTTAGLKGDLPLMVGIILISSLFVFAGNLIADVLNNVIDPRTKEAR, from the coding sequence TTGATCAGAAGTATATCTATTCGTTGCATTCGTGTAGTTACCCTGCTGATTGGATTATCCATTTTGACCTTCTCGCTTGTCCAACTTTCGCCGATCGATCCCGTGAATGCTTATATCGGCGGGGACAGCTCGGCATCACCGGAGCAAATCGAGAAGTTCAAAGCTTATTGGGGCGTCGACCAAAGTCCGGTGGAGAAGTATTTCTCCTGGGCGGGGGCGTTATTGCAAGGCAATTTCGGCACTTCTTTGCTGTATCGCAGCCCGGTTTTCGATATCATTCAAAGCCGCTTTTTAACATCGCTGGCGCTGATGGGAACGGCGTGGGTACTGTCCGGAGTCATCGGATATGCTCTGGGCAGCATTGCCGCCATGAACCGAGGGAAAATGATTGACAGAGCGATCAAATGGTACAGCTATACGCTGGTGTCAACGCCCATTTTCTGGATGGGTCTGATTCTGATGATCGTTTTTGCGGTTTGGCTTCATTGGTTTCCCGTTGGTCTGGCTGTGCCGGCGGGAGTTATGGAAAGCGAGGTGCGGTTCATCGATCGGCTGCATCACTTTGTTTTGCCGGCGGTAACCTTAAGCATTTTGGGCGTAGCCAATGTCGCCATGCACACGCGTGAGAAAATGATCGACATCCTGAATTCGGAATACGTCGTGTTTGCCAGGGCCAGGGGAGAGAGCGGGTGGCAAATCTTCAAAAACCACGGCTTCCGCAACTCCATTCTTCCGGCGATTTCGCTCCAGTTTGCCTATTTTGGCGAGCTGTTCGGAGGTTCTATGCTTGCCGAGCAGGTATTCTCCTATCCCGGGCTCGGCAGCACTTTAACGACGGCGGGTTTGAAGGGCGATCTTCCGCTGATGGTGGGGATCATTCTTATCAGTTCCTTGTTTGTTTTTGCCGGAAACCTGATTGCCGATGTACTGAACAATGTAATCGATCCCCGAACGAAGGAGGCGCGGTAA
- a CDS encoding ABC transporter ATP-binding protein translates to MSSSRNNNGLCVKELEVEYKSGELALGRVDFTLPEHGIYTILGPSGSGKSTLLRAVSGLLPEYRGELLFNGQSLRGQDVLIGLVPQNYGLLPWKTVKANIRVAMKIANPKGQDRQAQEAQIDRWLSAMGIQELAERYPLSLSGGQQQRVAIARAFAIVPSILLLDEPFSALDAMTRETLQQLFLEHWQANPATALFVTHDVDEAILLGQKIIVLPSSKSEAPEMIDNEAVFGLEHGEKRASDAFFTQIKRIRKVMQEKW, encoded by the coding sequence ATGTCCAGTTCAAGAAATAATAACGGACTGTGCGTAAAGGAGCTTGAGGTTGAATACAAGAGCGGGGAGCTGGCGCTTGGCAGAGTGGATTTCACCCTGCCGGAGCATGGGATTTATACCATTCTGGGGCCATCCGGGAGCGGGAAATCCACGCTGCTGCGCGCCGTGTCCGGCCTCCTGCCGGAATACCGGGGCGAGCTGCTGTTCAATGGACAGTCCCTGCGCGGACAGGACGTTCTGATCGGTCTGGTGCCGCAAAATTACGGCCTCCTGCCCTGGAAGACGGTGAAGGCCAACATCAGGGTAGCGATGAAGATCGCTAATCCTAAGGGGCAGGACAGGCAGGCCCAAGAGGCGCAGATTGACCGCTGGTTGTCTGCGATGGGCATTCAGGAGCTGGCGGAGCGTTATCCGCTGTCGCTGAGCGGGGGCCAGCAGCAGCGGGTGGCCATTGCGCGGGCGTTTGCGATTGTGCCGTCTATTTTATTGCTGGACGAGCCGTTCTCTGCGCTGGATGCCATGACGCGGGAAACGCTGCAGCAATTGTTCCTGGAGCATTGGCAGGCGAACCCGGCCACAGCGTTGTTCGTGACGCATGATGTGGATGAGGCCATTCTGCTGGGGCAGAAAATCATCGTGCTCCCGTCAAGCAAGAGCGAGGCGCCGGAGATGATTGACAATGAGGCGGTATTTGGGCTGGAGCATGGGGAGAAGCGGGCTAGTGATGCCTTTTTTACCCAGATCAAGAGAATCAGAAAGGTAATGCAGGAGAAATGGTGA
- a CDS encoding MDR family MFS transporter, with amino-acid sequence MASKTNVNMVVAGLLAAMFIGALDATVVATATPHMIKDLHGETLFSWVFAIYTLTTCVATPIFGKLADLFGRKPVFAAGIGLFVLGSILCGAAQSMTGLIGFRALQGFGAGALAPVCFTVIGDLFSGKQRGKMMGVFSSVWSVAGLLGPLIGGYFVDQVSWRWIFYINVPIGIIALLLVVVFLHQPIERQAKKIDYLGAIMFTIAFSALLYALLSGGSRHTWDSPVIVGLFAASAVCFMLFLWIEKRAEEPMIPLSIFRIRVLNVTNVSGFLTFSITTGLTVYSPIWIQSVLGNSATSSGLIAMPMSLAWPLASNIAGRLMYRVGVKASIVFGSSLVMAGSIWLIALQMNSPYVFWIGILVLIGLGMGFVATPSTVVVQSVVGWEKRGVANASSMLARALGQTVGIAVFGMIYNQYVTIIGSKTELTAGMHAVFLLMLGIAIANLLAVSFLPKHRQVMAQQHSA; translated from the coding sequence ATGGCCTCGAAAACCAACGTCAACATGGTTGTCGCCGGACTGCTGGCGGCGATGTTTATTGGCGCTTTGGATGCGACCGTCGTCGCCACCGCTACCCCGCATATGATCAAGGATTTGCACGGCGAGACGCTGTTTAGTTGGGTGTTTGCGATTTATACGTTGACCACCTGCGTGGCGACGCCCATTTTCGGCAAGCTCGCCGATTTGTTCGGGCGCAAACCCGTGTTCGCCGCCGGCATCGGTTTATTCGTGCTCGGTTCCATCTTGTGCGGAGCCGCGCAATCGATGACGGGGCTCATTGGGTTCCGGGCTTTGCAAGGATTTGGCGCCGGGGCGCTTGCGCCCGTGTGCTTTACCGTCATCGGCGATTTGTTCTCGGGCAAGCAGCGCGGCAAAATGATGGGTGTCTTTTCGTCCGTTTGGTCCGTGGCTGGCCTTCTCGGCCCGCTAATCGGAGGTTACTTCGTCGATCAAGTTTCCTGGCGATGGATTTTCTACATCAATGTGCCGATCGGCATCATCGCCCTGCTGCTGGTCGTCGTATTTTTGCACCAGCCGATCGAACGTCAGGCGAAAAAAATCGATTACCTCGGCGCGATTATGTTTACCATTGCCTTCTCCGCGCTGTTGTATGCGCTACTGAGCGGCGGGTCCCGGCATACCTGGGATTCCCCGGTGATCGTGGGGCTGTTCGCGGCATCGGCCGTATGTTTTATGTTGTTCCTCTGGATTGAAAAACGGGCGGAGGAACCGATGATCCCGTTATCGATTTTCCGGATCCGCGTATTGAACGTCACCAATGTCAGCGGTTTTCTGACGTTCAGCATTACGACGGGGTTGACGGTGTACTCGCCGATCTGGATTCAATCCGTGCTCGGCAATTCCGCGACAAGCTCGGGCCTGATCGCTATGCCGATGTCGCTGGCCTGGCCGCTCGCCTCCAACATCGCCGGCCGGCTCATGTACCGGGTCGGGGTGAAGGCATCGATCGTATTCGGCTCTTCGCTGGTCATGGCAGGCTCCATCTGGCTGATTGCGCTTCAGATGAACTCGCCCTACGTATTTTGGATCGGTATCCTCGTGCTAATCGGACTGGGAATGGGGTTCGTTGCGACGCCCTCCACCGTTGTCGTGCAATCGGTCGTCGGCTGGGAAAAACGCGGCGTCGCCAACGCTTCCAGCATGCTGGCCCGTGCGCTGGGCCAAACGGTCGGCATCGCGGTATTCGGCATGATTTACAACCAGTATGTAACCATAATCGGCTCCAAAACGGAGCTGACTGCCGGAATGCATGCCGTTTTTCTGCTCATGTTGGGGATCGCGATTGCGAACCTGCTCGCCGTATCATTCTTGCCGAAACACCGCCAAGTGATGGCGCAGCAGCATTCGGCGTAA
- a CDS encoding NifU family protein, giving the protein MEENGILFDEVSEVLLKLRPFLLRDGGDAELVEAENGVAKLRFLGACHGCPSATITLKAAIERAILEEIDDIKEVVQVY; this is encoded by the coding sequence ATGGAGGAGAATGGAATTTTATTCGATGAAGTCTCGGAAGTGCTTCTCAAATTACGTCCTTTCTTACTGCGTGACGGTGGAGATGCTGAACTGGTTGAGGCTGAGAACGGTGTAGCCAAATTAAGATTTTTGGGAGCTTGCCACGGTTGTCCAAGTGCTACGATTACGTTAAAGGCCGCTATTGAGCGCGCAATTCTTGAGGAAATCGATGATATTAAAGAAGTTGTACAAGTATACTAG
- a CDS encoding ABC transporter substrate-binding protein, with protein sequence MLAVGKVDIGMFDPKKGWGTHAQIRLTHSSLLTIDSELNFIGDLAKSYSVSADGLTWTFPLREDVKFSNGESVTAEDVKFTYEMLKEDGIKFDLSFVKSIEAADGNTIVIHLNEPRSTFVSQLTEIGIVPKAHYNDRYSDNPIGSGPYKVVQYNDGQQIIMDYNPYWYGKEPQFKKLTFLLLEEDAALAAAKAGQADIVYVPPTFAEQQVPGMTLRTFESIDSRGIMLPTVPSGGKGKTNDKEVEAGNDVTSDLAIRQALNIGLDRQKLLDVALGGYGQKAYCLCDNMPWFNEETVVEDGDIEAAKQILGRGGWADADQDGIVEKDGLKAEFDMFYSSGDQLRTDLSLAVADQARELGIKINLIGATWDEIYVKGKTAAVAWGGGRHHPHQLYTMNSSKVIDTGYNNMSNYRNAKVDEYLDHALTATTQEEANKYWKLAQWDGQTGFSGIGDAPIVWLLRVDHLYLADEKLDLGKQPVHSHGHEWALFGNITEWTWGN encoded by the coding sequence GTGTTAGCTGTAGGAAAAGTGGATATCGGGATGTTCGACCCGAAGAAGGGCTGGGGAACGCACGCCCAGATTCGTCTGACTCACAGTTCATTGCTGACCATTGATTCCGAGTTGAACTTCATTGGAGATCTGGCCAAATCCTATTCCGTCAGCGCGGATGGACTAACGTGGACTTTTCCGCTCCGTGAAGACGTGAAATTCTCCAATGGCGAATCCGTAACGGCCGAGGATGTCAAGTTTACGTACGAAATGCTCAAGGAAGACGGCATCAAATTCGATTTGTCTTTCGTCAAGTCGATCGAAGCCGCGGACGGGAATACCATCGTCATTCATCTGAACGAGCCGCGATCCACCTTTGTCAGCCAACTTACCGAGATCGGGATTGTTCCCAAGGCTCACTATAACGACCGATATTCCGACAATCCGATCGGTTCGGGGCCCTATAAGGTCGTTCAATATAATGACGGTCAACAAATCATTATGGACTATAACCCGTATTGGTATGGGAAAGAGCCTCAGTTCAAAAAACTGACCTTTCTGCTGCTGGAGGAAGACGCGGCTCTGGCCGCGGCAAAAGCCGGGCAAGCGGACATTGTTTATGTCCCGCCAACCTTTGCGGAACAACAGGTTCCAGGGATGACGCTTCGCACATTCGAAAGCATCGATTCCCGGGGAATCATGCTGCCCACCGTGCCAAGCGGCGGCAAGGGAAAAACGAATGACAAAGAAGTGGAAGCCGGGAATGATGTAACTTCCGATCTGGCTATCCGCCAGGCGCTGAATATCGGGCTTGACCGCCAGAAATTGCTGGATGTAGCGCTGGGCGGATACGGTCAAAAAGCATACTGCCTGTGTGATAATATGCCCTGGTTTAACGAAGAGACGGTTGTAGAAGACGGCGATATTGAAGCGGCGAAGCAAATTTTGGGCCGCGGCGGCTGGGCGGATGCCGATCAGGATGGCATTGTGGAAAAAGACGGCCTGAAGGCGGAGTTTGACATGTTCTACAGTTCCGGCGACCAGCTTCGCACCGACCTTTCGCTGGCCGTTGCCGACCAGGCCAGGGAACTGGGCATCAAGATCAATCTGATCGGCGCCACCTGGGACGAAATTTACGTTAAAGGCAAAACCGCCGCAGTAGCATGGGGAGGCGGAAGGCATCATCCTCACCAGCTGTATACCATGAATTCCTCCAAGGTCATCGACACGGGCTACAACAATATGTCCAACTACCGCAATGCCAAAGTGGATGAGTACCTGGATCATGCGCTTACGGCAACCACGCAGGAGGAGGCCAATAAATACTGGAAGCTGGCGCAATGGGACGGACAGACAGGTTTCAGCGGAATCGGGGACGCCCCGATCGTTTGGCTGCTCCGTGTAGACCACTTGTATCTGGCCGATGAAAAGCTGGATCTCGGCAAACAGCCGGTTCACTCTCATGGTCATGAATGGGCGTTGTTCGGCAATATAACCGAATGGACATGGGGGAACTAG
- a CDS encoding ABC transporter permease yields the protein MVNKRRLNYIFRILLVFLGMNAVWYAAYLLVHHPMLPSPLGVYQAMGQLGGRDIVLNVGYSLMRIFAGVLLALVVGLMIGLLMGRSALWNKLLDPVVYLTYPVPKIALLPVAMLFFGLGETSKILMIMLILLFQIIISVRDGVKAIPASTYDVLTSIGAGAGQKFWHITLPGALSVILSTIRISLGTAISVLFFTEIYGTEHGMGFFIMDAWLRLDYPQMYAGILLFSLVGFVLFLLVDLLDYRFMKWRT from the coding sequence ATGGTGAATAAACGGCGGCTCAACTATATTTTTAGAATATTGCTTGTGTTCTTGGGAATGAATGCGGTCTGGTACGCGGCGTATTTGCTGGTGCATCATCCGATGCTGCCCAGTCCGCTGGGGGTCTATCAGGCGATGGGACAACTCGGCGGAAGGGATATTGTGCTGAATGTCGGCTATAGTCTGATGCGTATTTTTGCCGGAGTCCTGCTGGCGCTGGTCGTCGGCCTGATGATCGGGCTTCTGATGGGGCGTTCGGCGCTCTGGAACAAGCTGCTGGACCCAGTGGTGTATTTGACCTATCCGGTGCCCAAGATCGCCTTGCTCCCGGTGGCGATGCTGTTCTTCGGGCTTGGCGAGACTTCTAAGATTCTCATGATTATGCTGATCCTGCTTTTCCAGATTATCATTTCCGTACGGGACGGGGTAAAAGCCATTCCGGCGAGCACCTATGATGTCCTGACAAGCATTGGCGCAGGGGCAGGTCAGAAATTTTGGCATATTACCCTGCCCGGCGCGTTGTCCGTGATCCTCAGCACGATCCGCATCTCGCTTGGCACGGCCATTTCGGTCCTGTTCTTTACTGAAATCTACGGCACCGAACATGGAATGGGCTTCTTTATTATGGATGCCTGGCTGAGGCTGGATTATCCGCAAATGTACGCCGGTATCCTGCTGTTCAGTCTGGTGGGCTTCGTCCTGTTCCTGCTGGTGGACCTGCTGGACTACCGATTCATGAAGTGGCGGACGTAG